From Parus major isolate Abel chromosome 1A, Parus_major1.1, whole genome shotgun sequence, the proteins below share one genomic window:
- the ASB13 gene encoding ankyrin repeat and SOCS box protein 13 produces the protein MLLDAGAQVDARNIDGSTPLCDACASGSVECVRLLLAHGAKVNPPLYTASPLHEACMNGSSECVQLLIDVGANLEAHDCHFGTPLHVACARQHLRCAKLLLQAGTYGIPGVPGDLPGVPGIPGVPSIPGDLPGVPGIPGVLGALPNVPGIPGIPNDLLSVPGVPAIPGVPSDLPGVPSIPLPFPTFPVFPVPFLVFPVFLPFLQYH, from the exons GTGGATGCTCGGAACATTGACGGCAGCACTCCTCTGTGTGATGCCTGTGCCTCGGGCAGCGTGGAGTGCGTGCGGCTGTTGCTGGCGCACGGCGCCAAGGTGAACCCTCCGCTCTACACGGCGTCACCGCTGCACGAGGCCTGCATGAACG GGAGCTCGGAGTGCGTGCAGCTCCTCATCGACGTGGGCGCCAACCTGGAGGCTCACGACTGCCACTTCGGGACTCCGCTGCACGTGGCCTGCGCGCGCCAGCACCTGCGCTGcgccaagctgctgctgcaggcgGGTACGTACGGcattcccggtgttcccggtgACCTTCCCGGTGTTCCTGGCATTCCTGGTGTTCCCAGCATTCCTGGTGACCTTCCCGGTGTTCCCGGCATTCCTGGTGTTCTTGGTGCCCTTCCCAATGTTCCTGGCATTCCTGGCATTCCCAATGACCTTCTCAGTGTTCCTGGTGTTCCTGCCATTCCCGGTGTTCCCAGTGACCTTCCTGGTGTTCCCAGCATCCCTCTGCCATTCCCAACCTTCCCAGTGTTCCCGGTGCCCTTCCTGGTGTTCCCGGTGTTCCTGCCATTCCTNCAATATCACTAA
- the LOC107204237 gene encoding calmodulin, striated muscle — protein MAERLSEEKIAEFKEAFSLFDRDGDGCITTKELGTVMRSLGQNPTEAELQDMVGELDADGSGTVDFPEFLSLMARKMRDTDSEEEIREAFRVFDKDGNGYISAAELRHVMTNLGEKLTDEEVDEMIKEADCNNDGQVNYEEFVRMMTEK, from the coding sequence ATGGCCGAGCGGCTGTCGGAGGAGAAAATCGCGGAATTCAAGGAagctttttccctctttgacCGCGACGGCGACGGCTGCATCACCACCAAGGAGCTGGGCACCGTCATGCGCTCGCTGGGCCAGAACCCCACCGAGGCCGAGCTCCAGGACATGGTGGGCGAGCTGGACGCCGACGGCAGCGGCACCGTGGACTTCCCAGAGTTCCTGTCGCTGATGGCGAGGAAGATGAGGGACACGGACAGCGAGGAGGAGATCCGCGAGGCGTTCCGGGTCTTCGACAAGGATGGCAACGGCTACATCAGCGCGGCCGAGCTGCGGCACGTCATGACCAACCTGGGCGAGAAGCTGACGGACGAGGAGGTGGACGAGATGATCAAGGAGGCCGATTGCAACAACGACGGGCAGGTCAACTACGAGGAGTTCGTGAGGATGATGACGGAGAAGTGA